One Hydrogenobaculum sp. 3684 genomic window, AGGGCCGTAGTAAAAGCTGGACCTTTGCCAGTTTGGAAAAAAGAGGCTTTGAAAAATGGAGATATTATTTACAGTGGTTCAGAAGATATGATGGAAGATTTTCTAAGAAAATTACCCAATATAGATAAATCTAGTATAAAACCAGTTTACTATAGGCCTTCTGCTATCATATATAGAGATATAACGATAAAAAGCTTTAAAGATTTGGCTAAACCTGGTGTAAAAATACTTGTGGTAAATGGTGCTGGTCAAGTGGGGCTTTGGCAGGATATGGCGATGAAGTATGGAAATTTTGAGCTTTTAAAAGCTATAGAAAAAAATATATCTCACATATCTTATAACTCCAAAGATGCGTTGGAATATTGGAATACCCATAAAAATGTAAACGCTTTTATCATATACAACATATGGGCTATAGCCCATCACATAAAAGATTACTATATACCAAAGCGCCATGTGATATATAGAGATATGGATATATCCCTTACCTACAAAGGCGATAAAAACCCTTGTGCTAAAGAATTTTACAACTATGTAATCGAGGCAAAGCAAGCTTTTAAATATTTTGGATGGAGTTATTAGAGGAAAAGTTAACTAAATTTTAGCAAGTGTAAACATAGGAATTTTATTATACAAAAATCTTAAACAGACAAAAGTTTTAACAAATATTGCCTTTTGCTATTCATTTGGATAAATGCGGTATTTTTATGCTTTTGAGCTAACAACTATTAGGTTTGCTGCAATTCAACATGTTCTAAATTGCCTTTTTGACACTTCTTTAATTAGCGATGGGTCTTTAAGTAAATCTATAACCACCTGTAGCTCTTTTATGTTTAGATATTCTTCGTCTGTATGCGGGTTGCGGTATCCACAAGCAAGGTTTACACTAGCTATAGAAAGCTCAGAGCTCAAATCAGTTATATCACTATATGAGCCACGCTCTTTATCAAGTCCTCTTTTGTTGAATATATCTAAAAACTCATCCTCTGCACCAACATAATCCACATAGTGCCCAGTTTCTTTTCTATCTATTTCTATAAAACAGGTGTTAGCTGATAGAAGCTCTGGCAAGTCATGTATTGCTTTCTTTACACCTATGCAGCCGGTTTCTTCATAGTTTGTAAACAATAAATTGTAAGGCAGATCTTTCAGTGTAAGCAGTGCATAAACACCAGCTCTATCATCAGCACCAAGACCATAGCAACCACGGTTAAATAAAATATCATTTTCTAAAACGATATCATCTAATTTTGGTTTTTGTTTGTGAACCGTGTCTATATGAGCCACCAAGCAGGGTAAATTATCATCTTTGTGCAGGTATAAATACATATCATTCAAGTAAAAATTTGGTTTTATCTCTTGAAAAATATGATTGTAAAGTTCACTTTCATTAAGAGATAACAAATGTGATAAATAGTCTAAATTTAAATCCATAAAACCTCCCAAGCTTGCATTTATATTTAAAATACTACAACACAATTAACTTGTCAATGCTTTTTATAAGTTCACTATATCTCTAATATATAAAAACTGTGTTAAACTTATGGTCTTAAAAAGTTATTTTTCTATATGCTTTTCAAAAGGCTAGCATGCTTAGCATTTATTACTATTGCTTGGCATACTCGTCGTTAGATTAGTGTCTTGACATTGGAACCTAAACTATTCTGATGAATACTATACTTTTTCCCACTCAAAACTTACAATGTTCTTATCTTTCTTGCTAAACTCTATCCCTATTAGATAGACCTCTTGGTACTTACCAATATACTTCTCATAATACCTTTTATCTTTTATCTGTTTTAAAGCAACGCCCTCTTCTTTATCTTCTACTACCTTAAACTCTATTATATAAACGCTGTCTTGGTTAAAGATGCTAAGATCTATTTGGCCTTTGTTGGTGTTGTCTTCTGATATCACATTTAACCCTGCTCCGTTAAAAAGAGCATATACAATAGATGCATAAAAGCCTTCGTATGATGCTATATCGTTGTTTCTATACCAATCATGGGGGATACTTGCTAAGAACATGTATATAGCATCTTTTATTTTGTCTATATTCTTTTCTTGAATGGCTGTTATTAAATTTATCTCAGCCTTATCTTTTAAAGGTGGGTTTCTTACTATGTAAGTTAAGAAAGCATCGTTAAAACTCATCCTCACTTCAAAGTTTGGATAAGATAATTTAAATACGTTTTTACTACCTAAAACCTTGTAGTCTTTTATGGTAAGATAACCTGCTTGAAATAATAGATTTTCTGGAAATATATTATCCACATCAAGATTAGATAAAATCTCTTCTCCTACTTCCAAGTTCTCAAGCTCTGGGATATAGTATCTGTTTTTCATAAACATCTTAATAAGGAATGTAGGTGTTCCTGTCTCAAACCAAAAGGCTCTAAACCTTTTTTCTGAAAAAAGAAGAAGTATATCAAAAGGATTGTAAACACTCTCTCCAAGCCAACTATAGCCGTTGTACCAGACTTTTATCTTCTCTTTATCAAAATCCTTTAGTCTGTCTTCAAACACACTTTCAAGCTCAGATTGGGTATATCCGCAAACAGTGGCAAAGCTTGGGTCTATGGTTATATCGTTTAACTGGTTTAAACCGCTAAAGATTGATACTTTTGAGAATCTTGAAACCCCTGTAAGAAAGACGAGCTTTAGATAAGGGTCAGAGGGCTTTAGTATCTCAAAAAACTTTTTTAGTATATCTCTATTTCTTTTGGCTTTTTCTATATCCTCTATCACATCAAGAATAGGCTTATCGTAT contains:
- a CDS encoding substrate-binding domain-containing protein, producing the protein MLIHIYGPGGPYPAMNYVAKKFNKYQNKCRAVVKAGPLPVWKKEALKNGDIIYSGSEDMMEDFLRKLPNIDKSSIKPVYYRPSAIIYRDITIKSFKDLAKPGVKILVVNGAGQVGLWQDMAMKYGNFELLKAIEKNISHISYNSKDALEYWNTHKNVNAFIIYNIWAIAHHIKDYYIPKRHVIYRDMDISLTYKGDKNPCAKEFYNYVIEAKQAFKYFGWSY
- a CDS encoding peptidase — its product is MDLNLDYLSHLLSLNESELYNHIFQEIKPNFYLNDMYLYLHKDDNLPCLVAHIDTVHKQKPKLDDIVLENDILFNRGCYGLGADDRAGVYALLTLKDLPYNLLFTNYEETGCIGVKKAIHDLPELLSANTCFIEIDRKETGHYVDYVGAEDEFLDIFNKRGLDKERGSYSDITDLSSELSIASVNLACGYRNPHTDEEYLNIKELQVVIDLLKDPSLIKEVSKRQFRTC
- a CDS encoding ATP-binding protein, which codes for MKLLPIGIQTFEKIRNSNYYYVDKTMFVKKLEEGGYYFLSRPRRFGKSLFLDTLKEAFSGNKELFKGLYLYDNWDWEKKYPVIKFDLSQAYPDTEENLIESLKSFLDDIATLHHIKLTKRLIPLKFQELIQKLYEKYNQKVVVLIDEYDKPILDVIEDIEKAKRNRDILKKFFEILKPSDPYLKLVFLTGVSRFSKVSIFSGLNQLNDITIDPSFATVCGYTQSELESVFEDRLKDFDKEKIKVWYNGYSWLGESVYNPFDILLLFSEKRFRAFWFETGTPTFLIKMFMKNRYYIPELENLEVGEEILSNLDVDNIFPENLLFQAGYLTIKDYKVLGSKNVFKLSYPNFEVRMSFNDAFLTYIVRNPPLKDKAEINLITAIQEKNIDKIKDAIYMFLASIPHDWYRNNDIASYEGFYASIVYALFNGAGLNVISEDNTNKGQIDLSIFNQDSVYIIEFKVVEDKEEGVALKQIKDKRYYEKYIGKYQEVYLIGIEFSKKDKNIVSFEWEKV